The following coding sequences lie in one Klebsiella huaxiensis genomic window:
- a CDS encoding TenA family protein, translating to MILPAFTQGLYGRLRQQAGDDWQHYVAHPFLRQLADGTLPEPAFRRYLTQDYLFLIHFARSYALLVSKLRTLPEMRTAAASMNAILDELPLHVGYCNSWGLNEVTMASEPEAAETVNYTRYVLDIGYSGDALDLLAALMPCVAGYAEIGLGLLHDPATNLTTNPYASWIRNYGDEGYLNGVNAAISLLETLWQQRGGEARFAELSTIFTTATRLEANFWQMGLNVVTERPA from the coding sequence GTGATTCTTCCCGCGTTTACTCAAGGTCTTTACGGTCGTTTGCGCCAGCAGGCCGGTGATGACTGGCAACATTACGTCGCCCACCCCTTTTTGCGCCAACTTGCCGACGGCACCCTGCCCGAACCCGCTTTCCGTCGCTATCTGACCCAGGACTACCTGTTCCTGATCCACTTTGCCCGCAGCTATGCGTTGCTGGTCAGCAAACTGCGTACGCTACCGGAAATGCGTACCGCTGCCGCGTCGATGAACGCCATCCTCGACGAACTCCCGCTGCATGTTGGCTACTGCAACAGCTGGGGGCTGAATGAGGTGACAATGGCCAGCGAACCTGAAGCCGCGGAAACCGTCAACTACACCCGCTACGTGCTGGATATTGGTTATTCCGGCGACGCGCTGGATCTGCTGGCGGCGCTGATGCCCTGCGTTGCCGGATACGCGGAAATCGGCCTCGGTCTGCTCCACGATCCCGCGACTAACCTCACCACTAATCCTTACGCCTCCTGGATCCGTAACTACGGTGATGAGGGCTACCTGAACGGCGTCAATGCCGCCATTAGCCTGCTGGAAACGCTCTGGCAACAGCGCGGCGGCGAGGCACGTTTTGCTGAACTCAGCACTATTTTTACCACCGCCACGCGGCTGGAAGCTAACTTCTGGCAAATGGGGCTGAATGTCGTCACGGAGCGCCCGGCGTGA
- a CDS encoding Gfo/Idh/MocA family protein codes for MINGTKPIGRSLRWGMVGGGGSSQIGYIHRSAALRDGSFTLLAGAFDIDAQRGREFGQQLGVEAERCYPDYETLFREEAAREDGIEAVSIATPNNTHYAICRAALEAGLHVVCEKPLCFTGEEADALVALSEKQHKIIGVTYGYAGHQLILQARQMIEQGLLGEIRIVNMQFAHGFHNQPVEQENPSTRWRVDPKFVGPSYVLGDLATHPLFLAETMAPKLNITRLMCSRQSFVKSRAPLEDNAHVLMEYDNGAIGLMWCSAVNSGSMHGQKVRIVGEKASLEWWDEQPNQLRYEIQGEPVRILERGMAYLDPLALQDDRIGGGHPEGLFEAWSNLYRRFAIAMDATDRRDAALLENFWYPDAKAGALGVHWVENCVRSADNGASWVEFR; via the coding sequence ATGATTAACGGAACAAAACCCATTGGCAGATCGTTACGCTGGGGCATGGTTGGCGGCGGCGGAAGCAGTCAGATTGGCTATATTCACCGCTCGGCGGCGCTGCGCGACGGTTCTTTTACCCTGCTGGCAGGCGCATTTGATATTGACGCCCAACGCGGACGAGAATTTGGCCAGCAGCTGGGCGTGGAGGCAGAACGCTGCTATCCCGACTATGAAACCCTGTTTCGCGAAGAGGCGGCGCGAGAAGACGGCATTGAAGCGGTGTCTATTGCTACGCCGAACAACACCCACTACGCCATTTGCCGCGCTGCGCTGGAAGCCGGACTGCATGTGGTCTGTGAAAAACCGCTGTGTTTTACCGGTGAAGAGGCCGATGCGCTGGTGGCTCTGAGCGAAAAGCAGCACAAAATCATTGGCGTCACCTATGGCTACGCCGGGCATCAGCTGATTTTGCAGGCCCGACAGATGATTGAACAAGGACTGCTGGGCGAGATCCGTATCGTCAATATGCAGTTCGCACACGGTTTCCACAATCAGCCGGTAGAGCAGGAAAACCCCAGCACCCGCTGGCGCGTTGACCCGAAATTTGTCGGTCCCAGTTATGTCCTGGGCGACCTGGCCACTCATCCGCTGTTTCTGGCAGAAACCATGGCCCCGAAGCTCAACATCACCCGTCTGATGTGCTCTCGCCAGAGCTTTGTCAAAAGCCGCGCCCCGCTGGAGGATAACGCCCATGTGCTGATGGAATACGACAACGGCGCGATCGGCTTGATGTGGTGCTCGGCGGTCAACAGCGGTTCAATGCACGGGCAGAAAGTACGTATCGTCGGTGAAAAAGCCAGCCTGGAGTGGTGGGATGAACAGCCAAACCAGCTTCGCTATGAAATCCAGGGCGAGCCGGTGCGAATTCTGGAACGCGGGATGGCCTATCTCGATCCGCTAGCCTTGCAGGACGACAGGATCGGCGGCGGTCATCCCGAGGGGCTGTTTGAGGCATGGTCAAACCTGTATCGGCGCTTTGCTATCGCCATGGATGCGACCGATCGCCGCGATGCTGCGCTGCTGGAAAACTTCTGGTATCCGGATGCCAAAGCCGGCGCGCTCGGCGTGCATTGGGTGGAGAACTGCGTGCGTTCGGCGGATAACGGCGCCAGCTGGGTTGAGTTTCGTTAA
- a CDS encoding sugar phosphate isomerase/epimerase family protein — MTIHIANAPCSWGVDDPKNPYLPPWSQVLQEAATAGYKSIELGPWSYLPTQADELRAALNKQGLSLVAGTIFDDLVSEENFPNIVELTHNLCRNLSQVPTAEKTPGNSFQPPYLVIIDFGNPQRAKFAGRSDLAPRLSPADWKRMISHIITISKLAWQEYGVRPVIHPHAGGCIEFADEIDLLATQIPHDVAGLCLDTGHLYYSGMDPISWLDRHFERLDYLHFKDVDPGVFESVISRGIDFFSACAEGVMCPLGSGAIDYPAVRTFLDKRGYQGWITIEQERDPRNVEGSLQAVTESLRYLRSVGF; from the coding sequence ATGACCATACATATTGCCAATGCGCCATGTAGCTGGGGCGTCGATGATCCCAAAAACCCTTATTTACCGCCGTGGTCACAGGTACTACAGGAAGCGGCGACCGCAGGCTACAAAAGTATTGAACTGGGGCCCTGGAGCTATCTGCCAACCCAGGCGGATGAGCTTCGCGCAGCGCTGAATAAACAGGGGCTGTCGCTGGTTGCCGGAACGATCTTTGACGATCTGGTCAGCGAAGAGAACTTCCCGAACATTGTCGAACTGACGCACAACCTCTGCCGCAATCTGTCGCAGGTTCCAACGGCGGAAAAAACGCCCGGAAACTCGTTCCAACCGCCCTACCTGGTGATCATTGATTTCGGTAATCCGCAACGGGCCAAATTCGCCGGACGCAGCGACCTGGCACCACGGCTTTCCCCCGCCGACTGGAAGCGGATGATTAGTCACATTATCACCATCAGCAAACTGGCGTGGCAGGAGTATGGCGTTCGCCCGGTTATCCACCCTCACGCTGGCGGTTGTATCGAATTTGCCGATGAAATAGACCTGTTGGCAACGCAAATCCCGCACGACGTTGCCGGGCTCTGCCTTGATACCGGTCACCTCTACTATTCCGGAATGGACCCCATCAGCTGGCTGGATCGTCATTTCGAACGTCTTGACTACCTGCACTTTAAAGATGTCGATCCTGGCGTATTTGAGAGCGTGATTTCACGCGGTATCGACTTCTTCTCCGCCTGCGCGGAAGGCGTAATGTGCCCGCTCGGCAGCGGCGCCATTGATTATCCGGCGGTACGCACGTTTCTTGATAAGCGCGGCTATCAGGGCTGGATCACCATTGAGCAGGAACGTGACCCGCGCAACGTCGAGGGCAGTTTGCAGGCAGTGACGGAAAGTCTGCGCTACCTGCGCTCTGTTGGCTTTTAA
- a CDS encoding LacI family DNA-binding transcriptional regulator, with amino-acid sequence MSAKKVTMTDIARDARVGIATVDRVLNKRTPVKESTERKVLESARRLGFALEQSHYRLAAGQSAVPLRMGFILLQQSHSFYSQLAQALELAAMPWHAPNQAPVFLHYDINAIDEMVAGIARLSDEVDVIGVVALDNPLIRHAVAQAADKGVRVFTLLSDMAIAQRSGYIGLDNQKAGRTAGWAVDRLCHSEGEIGIIVGDNRFICQESCEISFRSYLREHGKGDRVLEPVRSHERTDIAHQVTDKMLQQYPSLTAIYAPCGGVEGIIAALHAHQRQHQVTLICHGPVENGELALIDGTIDLMIAHRLSEFAAATISAFVQAASHPQASFINALQPFDLITKENL; translated from the coding sequence ATGTCTGCGAAGAAAGTGACTATGACGGACATTGCCAGAGATGCCCGAGTCGGCATTGCGACGGTGGACAGAGTGCTTAACAAGCGTACCCCGGTCAAGGAAAGTACGGAACGCAAAGTGCTTGAATCCGCGCGCCGCTTAGGGTTTGCGCTGGAGCAATCGCACTATCGGCTGGCCGCCGGTCAGTCGGCAGTTCCTCTCAGAATGGGATTTATCCTGCTTCAGCAATCGCACTCTTTTTATTCTCAGCTGGCGCAGGCACTCGAGCTGGCGGCGATGCCCTGGCATGCCCCAAATCAGGCTCCCGTTTTTCTGCATTATGATATTAATGCTATCGACGAGATGGTCGCTGGCATCGCTCGCCTGAGCGATGAAGTTGATGTCATTGGCGTTGTGGCACTGGATAACCCGCTTATCCGCCACGCCGTCGCCCAGGCCGCCGATAAAGGCGTGCGCGTCTTTACTCTGCTCTCCGACATGGCCATCGCACAACGCAGCGGTTACATCGGCCTCGATAATCAGAAAGCAGGCCGCACTGCAGGCTGGGCGGTTGACCGACTGTGCCACAGCGAAGGGGAAATCGGCATTATCGTCGGCGATAACCGGTTTATCTGTCAGGAAAGCTGCGAAATTAGCTTCCGCTCTTACCTGCGCGAGCACGGTAAAGGCGATCGGGTGCTGGAGCCGGTACGCAGCCATGAAAGGACTGATATTGCCCATCAGGTAACGGACAAAATGTTGCAGCAATACCCTTCACTGACGGCGATTTACGCGCCCTGCGGAGGCGTTGAGGGCATCATCGCCGCGCTGCATGCTCATCAGCGCCAGCATCAGGTCACGCTGATTTGCCATGGTCCCGTAGAGAACGGCGAGTTGGCGTTAATCGACGGCACCATTGATTTGATGATTGCGCATCGGCTGAGCGAGTTTGCCGCCGCGACAATCTCCGCGTTTGTCCAGGCTGCCAGCCATCCGCAGGCGTCATTTATCAACGCGCTACAACCGTTTGATTTAATCACTAAAGAAAACCTCTAA
- a CDS encoding sensor domain-containing diguanylate cyclase, which translates to MLLKELIIFDLLSTPVWVVHPFNENVIFANQASKALCGNMTLAQMRKGTFSTSPETALQHYLRYLQNITEVYEIWTIETAEGLASISCKTTLITLEEQGALILFEAVKLLPQNRSVNTASRSYQRRNNGFFARFFMTNSAPMLLIDPNKDGRIVDANIAALRFYNYSSEEIRTRHTWQINTLGRDVLPIMHNVVSLPGGHKPLNFTHILSDGAIRHVQVYAGPVILYNVRLMLCIIHDITEEVHLKKELEFSASHDSLTGLLNRREFYRVVESPSFKPEGFCLLLVDIDHFKLINDDHGHQKGDEVLLAISDLLAAAGGIDDKIYRWGGEEFLLFLPNASLETALEMAEKIRYAVSEHQTPDLLVPVTVSIGVAEHQHGEEIDQLFNRVDKALYAAKKAGRNKVQLHLIEKC; encoded by the coding sequence ATGTTATTAAAAGAACTTATTATTTTCGACTTATTAAGTACCCCCGTTTGGGTCGTCCATCCTTTCAATGAAAATGTGATCTTTGCCAACCAGGCATCTAAGGCGCTGTGCGGCAATATGACTCTCGCTCAAATGCGCAAAGGGACCTTCTCGACCAGCCCGGAAACCGCGCTACAGCACTATTTGCGCTACTTGCAGAATATTACCGAAGTCTATGAAATATGGACCATTGAAACCGCTGAGGGACTGGCCTCTATCAGCTGTAAAACGACCCTGATTACATTAGAGGAGCAGGGAGCCTTAATTCTCTTTGAGGCGGTAAAACTGCTGCCGCAGAATAGATCGGTTAATACAGCCTCTCGTTCTTATCAACGGCGTAATAATGGTTTCTTTGCCCGCTTTTTTATGACTAACTCGGCACCGATGCTATTAATCGACCCCAATAAAGATGGACGAATTGTTGATGCTAATATTGCGGCGCTGCGTTTTTATAACTACTCCTCTGAAGAAATTCGGACCCGGCATACCTGGCAGATAAATACCCTCGGTCGCGACGTCCTGCCGATCATGCATAACGTGGTGAGTTTACCCGGGGGACATAAACCGCTTAATTTTACCCACATACTTTCCGATGGCGCGATACGGCATGTTCAGGTCTATGCCGGACCGGTGATTTTATACAACGTGCGCCTGATGCTGTGCATCATTCACGATATCACCGAAGAAGTTCATTTAAAGAAAGAACTGGAGTTCTCCGCCTCACACGACTCGCTCACTGGACTCCTTAATCGCCGCGAATTTTACCGCGTTGTGGAGTCGCCTTCGTTTAAACCAGAAGGATTTTGCCTGTTACTGGTGGATATTGACCATTTCAAGCTGATCAATGATGACCACGGACACCAGAAGGGTGATGAAGTTCTGCTGGCGATTTCCGATCTCCTGGCCGCTGCCGGAGGCATCGACGATAAAATTTATCGTTGGGGCGGTGAGGAGTTTTTACTGTTCCTGCCAAATGCATCGCTGGAAACGGCGCTGGAGATGGCGGAGAAAATTCGCTATGCCGTCAGCGAACATCAGACGCCGGACCTGCTGGTACCTGTTACGGTCAGTATTGGCGTTGCGGAACATCAGCATGGCGAAGAGATAGATCAGTTGTTTAATCGCGTTGATAAAGCGTTATATGCGGCTAAAAAAGCGGGGCGTAATAAAGTTCAGCTACACCTGATTGAGAAGTGCTAG
- a CDS encoding alpha/beta hydrolase has protein sequence MTYSISKKLLTATSALLLLSMSSLPVIADVISPLSEEHGLSEAAKQYLLHYPSHSGVDGKTVREDTAAVFIPFGTTPEGGWPVVVWAHGTVGVANHCAPSLNPRSDRDKQYLNTWLSLGYAVVAPDYAGLGSSGLHHYLNARGEAWSVLDGVRAALKQFPLKNELILVGQSQGAHAAFASAGYQPEYAPELNIRATVLTGTPYFEKGTTAADILPPAGGKVQTGGDPKIPYIFYIYLSAADANPQLNPADYFQAKALPLLKEATNLCITPLNDEVMKAGLNAGNSLKPGIDSLLSASVGSMLYPTLKIDHPVFIGMGSVDVNVPTAMQKRFADAVISAGTQADVHIYEGLDHSGTVNPSLRDSVPFLIKTLNNQQQ, from the coding sequence ATGACTTATTCAATCTCAAAGAAACTTCTTACTGCGACCTCAGCGCTACTGCTTCTTTCGATGAGCTCTCTACCGGTTATTGCGGATGTGATTTCTCCACTCAGTGAAGAGCACGGATTAAGTGAAGCCGCGAAACAGTATCTCCTGCATTATCCTTCCCACAGCGGCGTTGATGGCAAAACCGTGCGTGAAGATACTGCCGCCGTATTTATTCCTTTCGGCACAACCCCGGAAGGCGGATGGCCAGTGGTTGTCTGGGCCCACGGCACCGTTGGCGTTGCTAATCACTGTGCGCCTTCGTTAAACCCGCGTAGCGATCGCGATAAGCAGTATTTGAATACGTGGCTGTCGTTAGGCTATGCGGTGGTTGCCCCGGATTATGCCGGACTGGGTTCTTCGGGTTTACACCATTATCTTAATGCTCGTGGTGAAGCGTGGAGTGTTCTGGATGGAGTTCGCGCAGCGCTGAAACAATTTCCGCTTAAGAATGAGCTTATTCTGGTAGGGCAGTCCCAGGGCGCACATGCCGCGTTCGCCAGTGCAGGATATCAGCCTGAATATGCGCCAGAGCTGAATATTCGCGCAACGGTGTTGACCGGTACGCCTTATTTTGAAAAAGGGACCACCGCTGCTGACATCCTTCCGCCTGCGGGTGGCAAAGTCCAGACCGGTGGCGATCCGAAAATTCCCTATATCTTCTATATCTATCTTTCAGCCGCCGATGCTAATCCGCAGCTAAATCCCGCCGACTATTTTCAGGCGAAAGCGCTGCCGCTGCTTAAAGAGGCGACCAACCTGTGTATTACGCCATTAAACGATGAAGTGATGAAGGCGGGGCTTAATGCCGGCAATTCTCTCAAGCCGGGTATCGATTCGCTGCTCAGCGCCAGCGTAGGCTCGATGCTCTATCCAACATTGAAAATCGATCATCCGGTATTTATTGGCATGGGTAGCGTTGATGTGAATGTGCCAACGGCAATGCAAAAACGTTTTGCTGATGCGGTGATAAGCGCGGGAACGCAAGCGGACGTGCATATCTACGAAGGACTGGATCATAGCGGTACGGTAAACCCGTCATTGCGCGATTCGGTGCCGTTTTTGATTAAGACGTTAAATAACCAGCAGCAGTAG
- the ykgR gene encoding small membrane protein YkgR: MNAVKSLKADWAIITVMIVVAVVMYGYLIPKYW, encoded by the coding sequence ATGAACGCAGTAAAATCACTAAAAGCAGACTGGGCGATTATTACGGTGATGATTGTTGTCGCGGTCGTGATGTATGGCTACTTAATTCCTAAGTACTGGTAA
- a CDS encoding NrsF family protein has protein sequence MTDHNVLIEKLSREMQPIKRPWPTDLRVFGWLAVALPCAIAVSYLLPRGLTDWSQPGAIWAVAQLLLAFLLGTLAIRSAFTMSIAGRQALSWKALLPIGLMWLGLSLRSIPGDTPVMHDNDSISCFTFLLAVSSPMIVLMIASLRRTRALNPVRSLAMAGLGIASLAVSLLAFCHPVHLHALDFVMHLAAIVAIMALTILVGRRWVSVGE, from the coding sequence ATGACCGACCATAATGTGTTGATTGAAAAACTCAGCCGCGAGATGCAACCGATAAAGCGTCCGTGGCCAACAGACCTACGGGTCTTCGGCTGGCTGGCGGTGGCGCTGCCCTGCGCTATCGCTGTAAGTTACTTGCTACCGCGAGGGTTAACCGATTGGTCACAGCCGGGGGCCATATGGGCTGTCGCGCAGCTACTGTTGGCCTTTTTGCTCGGGACGCTGGCCATCCGCAGCGCTTTCACTATGAGTATTGCCGGGCGGCAGGCGCTAAGTTGGAAAGCATTGCTGCCCATCGGGTTGATGTGGCTCGGGTTAAGCCTGCGCAGTATTCCCGGTGACACGCCAGTGATGCACGATAACGACAGCATTAGCTGCTTTACCTTTCTGCTGGCAGTAAGTTCGCCGATGATAGTACTGATGATTGCCAGCCTGCGGCGCACCCGCGCGCTCAACCCGGTGCGCAGCCTGGCGATGGCGGGATTGGGGATCGCCAGCCTGGCGGTGAGCTTGCTGGCCTTTTGTCACCCGGTACATCTGCACGCCCTGGATTTCGTGATGCACCTGGCCGCCATAGTCGCAATTATGGCGCTGACGATTCTGGTCGGTAGACGTTGGGTGAGCGTTGGCGAGTGA
- a CDS encoding sigma-70 family RNA polymerase sigma factor, giving the protein MQTNDSARESWPALMERAQAGDRLAYTRLLKALVPVIRSQIRKQISDDTLVEDVIQDVLLTVHRVRHTYDPAFPFLPWLKAIISARVIDALRRRGRHQHWEINEETLPDVPSTPPRQNQDTQEELADYLRQLPDRQREIVEHVHLREMSLTEAAEHNNLSVAAVKSLLHRALKNLRRFGAHHDRP; this is encoded by the coding sequence ATGCAAACAAACGATAGCGCGCGTGAAAGCTGGCCCGCGCTAATGGAACGGGCGCAGGCGGGCGACAGGCTCGCCTACACCCGGCTGTTAAAAGCGCTGGTGCCGGTGATCCGTTCGCAGATACGTAAACAAATCAGCGACGATACGCTAGTCGAGGATGTGATTCAGGATGTCCTGCTGACGGTACATCGGGTTCGCCATACCTATGATCCGGCATTTCCTTTTCTGCCCTGGCTGAAGGCGATTATCTCAGCGCGCGTGATTGATGCGCTACGGCGGCGCGGTCGTCATCAGCACTGGGAAATTAACGAAGAGACTCTGCCGGACGTTCCCTCCACGCCGCCAAGGCAAAATCAGGATACCCAAGAGGAGTTGGCGGATTATTTACGCCAGCTACCCGATCGCCAGCGTGAAATCGTCGAACACGTGCATCTGCGAGAAATGAGCCTGACGGAAGCCGCTGAGCATAACAATCTAAGTGTTGCGGCGGTGAAGTCGCTACTGCATCGGGCGCTGAAAAATCTGCGCCGTTTTGGAGCCCATCATGACCGACCATAA
- a CDS encoding protein-disulfide reductase DsbD family protein, producing MLTAMLAAFIGGIILNFMPCVFPVVSLKALGLLRHSDNAASAQREGLAFLLGVVITMMALAGILLAVRAGGTAVGWGFQLQSPLVIALLSLIILAAALNLLGVFEVGLAAQRVGALNINRGEFMRSALTGALAIVVATPCAAPFMASAIGYALVQPPVVALMVFLALALGFAAPFTLISLFPALAKVLPRPGVWMDILKRVLAFPMFGAYAWLVWVLAQQAGSSALAALLAASVVLSFAAWLYGIAQQRRFHGKGHKVLFTVTAILVAAVIVPLPGVMKAEGTPPAEAQTADAIAQKWTPQTVAQQRGQGKPIFVNFTASWCITCQVNEKTSLSTQAVKEALAKTGTLYMVADSTKFNPDVDDALNQFGQGGLPLYVVYPADGSPPKVLPQVLTPGIVVNALNQAAGKKAS from the coding sequence ATGTTAACTGCCATGCTGGCCGCCTTTATTGGCGGCATCATCCTCAACTTTATGCCCTGCGTATTTCCGGTCGTCTCGCTGAAAGCGCTGGGTTTGCTGCGTCACTCAGATAATGCCGCCAGCGCACAGCGCGAAGGACTCGCATTTTTGCTCGGAGTGGTGATAACCATGATGGCGCTGGCAGGCATTCTGCTGGCGGTGCGAGCCGGTGGTACTGCGGTTGGCTGGGGTTTTCAGCTGCAATCACCGCTGGTTATCGCCCTACTGTCGTTGATTATTCTGGCCGCTGCGCTCAATTTACTTGGCGTATTTGAAGTGGGCCTGGCCGCACAGCGCGTCGGGGCGCTGAATATTAACCGAGGCGAATTTATGCGTTCCGCGCTGACTGGCGCATTGGCTATAGTCGTCGCAACGCCCTGCGCCGCCCCTTTTATGGCCAGCGCCATTGGCTATGCTTTAGTGCAGCCACCTGTGGTGGCGCTGATGGTCTTTCTAGCCCTGGCGCTGGGTTTCGCGGCACCGTTTACTCTCATCTCGCTGTTCCCGGCGCTGGCAAAAGTGTTACCGCGTCCCGGCGTCTGGATGGATATTCTTAAGCGCGTGCTGGCGTTTCCGATGTTCGGCGCTTACGCCTGGCTGGTCTGGGTGCTAGCACAGCAGGCCGGAAGCAGCGCGCTGGCGGCATTACTTGCGGCCTCCGTCGTGCTAAGTTTTGCCGCGTGGCTGTACGGCATCGCCCAGCAGCGTCGTTTTCACGGCAAAGGTCACAAGGTACTGTTTACGGTCACCGCGATTCTGGTGGCGGCGGTTATTGTCCCGCTTCCGGGGGTCATGAAAGCCGAAGGCACGCCGCCCGCCGAGGCTCAAACTGCCGACGCAATCGCGCAGAAGTGGACGCCGCAAACCGTCGCGCAACAGCGAGGACAGGGAAAACCCATTTTCGTTAACTTTACCGCCTCCTGGTGTATCACCTGTCAGGTCAATGAAAAAACGTCGCTCTCCACCCAGGCAGTTAAAGAGGCGCTGGCAAAAACCGGGACCCTGTATATGGTGGCTGACTCCACAAAATTTAACCCCGATGTCGATGACGCGCTCAACCAGTTCGGCCAGGGCGGCCTGCCGTTATACGTGGTTTATCCGGCCGACGGTAGCCCGCCGAAGGTGCTGCCGCAGGTTCTTACCCCCGGCATTGTGGTCAACGCGCTTAATCAGGCTGCCGGTAAAAAAGCGTCATAG
- a CDS encoding peroxiredoxin, which translates to MKSIKTLVSTLTLAAVITLPAFSASAALPVGAKAPDFELQGALAGKSLTFSLKDALQKGPVVLYFFPAAFSAGCTIEAHDFAEATDDFNKMGATVVGVTAGNTDQVSDFSKLECRDKFTVAADPGAKVAAQYQTLMEMKGKTLSDRTSYVIAPDGNILLSYTDRNPETHIEKTLAAVKQYDASHPQTH; encoded by the coding sequence ATGAAATCAATAAAAACCCTCGTGTCTACCCTGACCCTCGCCGCTGTCATCACGTTACCTGCATTCAGCGCCAGCGCGGCGCTGCCAGTAGGAGCTAAAGCCCCTGACTTCGAGCTGCAGGGTGCGCTGGCCGGTAAATCGCTGACATTCTCACTTAAAGACGCGTTGCAAAAAGGACCCGTGGTGCTCTACTTTTTCCCGGCGGCCTTTAGCGCAGGCTGTACCATCGAAGCGCATGATTTTGCTGAAGCCACCGATGATTTCAACAAAATGGGCGCGACGGTCGTTGGTGTTACCGCAGGCAACACCGATCAGGTGAGCGATTTCTCCAAACTAGAGTGTCGGGATAAATTCACCGTGGCAGCCGACCCAGGTGCCAAGGTCGCGGCGCAGTATCAAACGCTGATGGAGATGAAAGGCAAAACGCTTTCCGACCGTACCTCTTACGTGATTGCGCCAGATGGCAACATCTTACTGAGTTACACTGATAGAAATCCGGAAACGCATATTGAGAAAACCCTGGCTGCCGTTAAGCAGTACGACGCATCTCACCCGCAAACCCACTAA
- a CDS encoding TetR/AcrR family transcriptional regulator encodes MANQRGRPMKARPRILQTARELFLQHGLDVSLDTIAAEAGTSRPTLYSHFPGGKDALLLETFEFLNDKMQPPLRQLLQESQQDLPALLRGFAKVVQQHFYTPENIHFQRLLIQVLVQKPELYLTLEQRPSGRVLQALSEILTQKRDQGLLNMSDPNLQATAFLGAIMGYLLPGALIAQKAVESEKLDQLAECAISVFLSAWKYKP; translated from the coding sequence ATGGCGAATCAACGCGGGCGGCCAATGAAAGCCCGCCCCCGCATTTTACAAACTGCCCGCGAACTGTTTCTTCAGCATGGGCTTGATGTATCTCTGGACACTATCGCCGCCGAAGCGGGAACTTCGCGACCGACGCTGTACAGCCATTTCCCCGGCGGAAAAGACGCGCTGCTGCTGGAAACTTTTGAGTTTCTCAATGATAAAATGCAGCCGCCTTTGCGCCAGCTCTTACAGGAAAGCCAGCAGGATCTCCCGGCGCTGCTGCGCGGTTTCGCGAAAGTCGTACAGCAACACTTTTATACGCCGGAAAATATCCATTTTCAGCGGTTACTGATCCAGGTGCTGGTGCAGAAACCTGAGCTGTACCTCACTCTCGAACAAAGACCTTCAGGTCGCGTATTACAGGCGTTAAGCGAAATACTGACGCAAAAACGCGACCAGGGACTGCTGAATATGAGCGACCCGAACCTCCAGGCTACCGCGTTTCTCGGCGCAATTATGGGCTATCTGCTCCCGGGAGCGTTAATTGCGCAAAAAGCGGTGGAGTCAGAGAAGCTGGACCAGCTCGCGGAGTGTGCGATTAGCGTCTTTCTCTCGGCCTGGAAATACAAACCGTAA